One stretch of Lysobacter sp. KIS68-7 DNA includes these proteins:
- a CDS encoding Rrf2 family transcriptional regulator → MLTNKARYGLRAMCALAAARGQWLQARAIATQADVPPKFLEAILVDLRRAGFVQSARGKAGGHALAKPADQILVGDLIRAIDGPLAPVRCASVTAYAPCADCIDPERCAVRGLMREAREALASVLDTCTLQALQDRTQSPQGPGVSA, encoded by the coding sequence ATGCTCACCAACAAGGCCAGGTACGGACTCCGGGCGATGTGCGCGCTGGCGGCGGCGCGTGGGCAGTGGTTGCAGGCGAGGGCGATCGCCACGCAGGCAGACGTGCCGCCGAAGTTCCTCGAAGCCATCCTGGTCGATCTGCGCCGCGCCGGTTTCGTGCAAAGCGCACGCGGCAAGGCCGGTGGCCATGCACTCGCCAAGCCGGCCGACCAGATCCTCGTCGGCGATCTGATCCGCGCCATCGACGGTCCGTTGGCCCCCGTGCGATGCGCGAGCGTCACCGCGTACGCGCCGTGCGCCGACTGCATCGATCCCGAGCGCTGCGCGGTGCGCGGCCTCATGCGCGAAGCGCGCGAAGCGCTCGCCTCCGTGCTGGATACCTGCACGTTGCAGGCATTGCAGGACCGGACACAGTCCCCCCAAGGCCCCGGAGTTTCCGCATGA